In Arthrobacter sp. QXT-31, one genomic interval encodes:
- a CDS encoding MBL fold metallo-hydrolase, giving the protein MSTAFTRSSPLTRFRLAPNSGPMSLEGTNSYVVGEPGHGAVVMVDPGPLDETHLQALAAAGPVELILVTHRHADHTAGSARLAEITGAPVRAAAREHCHGGSTLQAGETIAAGGTEIRVVSTPGHTSDSVCFHLPLDGPAGSVLTGDTILGRGTTVLDHPDGTLADYLASLDRLEQLGPATVLPAHGPVLPALDAVVRAYRDHRLDRLAQIRTALAGLGPDAGVGEVTSVVYADVDPSVRRAAENSVAAQLQYLRFLSGRG; this is encoded by the coding sequence ATGTCCACTGCATTTACCCGCAGCAGCCCGCTGACCCGCTTCCGCCTCGCGCCCAATTCGGGCCCGATGAGCCTCGAGGGGACCAACTCCTACGTCGTCGGGGAACCTGGCCATGGGGCCGTGGTGATGGTTGATCCTGGTCCCCTGGACGAAACCCATCTCCAGGCGCTCGCGGCAGCCGGGCCGGTGGAGCTCATCCTGGTCACGCACCGGCACGCGGACCACACCGCCGGTTCGGCCCGCCTTGCAGAAATCACCGGCGCGCCCGTCCGTGCCGCCGCCCGCGAGCACTGCCATGGGGGAAGCACGCTGCAGGCGGGGGAGACCATCGCCGCCGGCGGAACCGAGATCCGGGTGGTTTCCACACCCGGGCACACCTCGGACTCCGTCTGCTTCCACCTTCCCCTCGACGGACCTGCCGGTTCCGTGCTGACCGGTGACACGATCCTGGGCCGGGGAACCACCGTCCTGGATCACCCGGACGGCACGCTGGCCGACTACCTCGCCTCACTCGACCGGCTGGAGCAGCTGGGGCCCGCCACGGTCCTGCCTGCCCACGGCCCTGTCCTGCCCGCCCTCGACGCAGTGGTCCGCGCCTACCGGGACCATCGGCTGGACCGGCTGGCGCAGATCCGTACTGCTCTCGCCGGCCTCGGCCCTGACGCCGGAGTGGGCGAGGTCACCAGCGTTGTCTACGCCGACGTCGACCCTTCCGTGCGGCGCGCCGCAGAGAATTCCGTGGCGGCGCAGCTGCAGTACCTTCGCTTCCTGAGTGGGCGAGGCTGA
- a CDS encoding fumarylacetoacetate hydrolase family protein, with protein MRIARFVVDSDPLYGVVEGQPGSEEITVINGDPFFNGVERTSVRHKLEDVRLLAPIIPRSKVIGVGRNFVEHAHELGNEVPQQPLLFLKPNTSVVGPNDPVVLPEFSEEVSFEAELCVVIGRICKDVPEDRVDDVIFGYTCGNDLTARDVQKTDLQWARAKGFDTSAPLGPWIETDLDPEDLSIKGRLNGELRQDGSTTQMIRGVRELVSIVSSAFTLLPGDVIMTGTPAGVGLVQAGDRYEVEIEGIGRLSNPVVRR; from the coding sequence ATGCGTATTGCCCGGTTTGTAGTCGATTCTGATCCCCTTTACGGCGTTGTTGAAGGCCAGCCCGGCAGTGAGGAAATCACTGTCATCAACGGCGACCCGTTCTTCAACGGCGTGGAACGCACTTCGGTGCGGCACAAGCTGGAGGATGTCCGCCTGCTGGCGCCCATTATTCCGCGCAGCAAGGTCATCGGCGTGGGCCGGAACTTTGTGGAGCACGCCCACGAGCTCGGCAATGAGGTGCCCCAGCAGCCGCTGCTGTTCCTGAAGCCCAACACGTCCGTGGTTGGCCCGAACGATCCTGTTGTCCTCCCCGAGTTCTCCGAGGAGGTCTCCTTCGAGGCGGAGTTATGCGTCGTCATCGGCCGCATCTGCAAGGACGTGCCGGAAGACCGAGTGGACGACGTCATCTTCGGGTACACCTGCGGCAACGACCTCACCGCCCGCGACGTGCAGAAAACCGACCTCCAGTGGGCCCGCGCCAAGGGCTTCGACACGTCCGCGCCCCTGGGACCATGGATCGAAACCGACCTCGATCCGGAGGACCTGTCCATCAAGGGCCGGCTCAACGGTGAACTTCGCCAGGACGGCAGCACCACCCAGATGATCCGCGGCGTCCGCGAACTGGTCTCCATCGTCTCCAGCGCGTTCACGCTGCTGCCCGGCGACGTCATCATGACCGGCACGCCGGCGGGCGTCGGCCTCGTCCAGGCCGGCGACCGGTACGAAGTGGAGATCGAGGGCATCGGCCGTTTGTCGAACCCCGTGGTCCGCCGCTAG
- the gltX gene encoding glutamate--tRNA ligase — MTTPSAAPAAIPAVTAETPVRVRFCPSPTGTPHVGLIRTALFNWAYARHTGGKMIFRIEDTDSARDSEESYHQLLDALKWLGIDWDEGVEVGGPHEPYRQSQRSELYQDVIAKLRAGGHIYESYSTPDEIEARHRAAGRDPKLGYDGFDRDLSEEQVAAFKAEGREAVLRLRMPDEDITFTDLVRGEITFKAGSVPDFAVVRANGAPLYTLVNPVDDALMGITHVLRGEDLLSSTPRQIALYRALYAVGVAEYMPEFGHLPYVMGQGNKKLSKRDPESSLFLHRERGFIPEGLLNYLSLLGWSLSADEDIFTVDQMVKNFDIHDVLANPARFDLKKAEAINGTHVRLLDPAVFRERLVPYLRHEGLVGEILTDRQEEILTEAAPLVQERITLLGEAPEMLAFLFKSDDQIDVAADARKGLPENVTEVLEAALAALEPISDWNAENIQSALKQALVEDLGIKPRLAFGPVRTAISGRRISPPLFESMVILGKDSSLARLRAFRG; from the coding sequence ATGACTACCCCCTCCGCCGCTCCTGCTGCCATCCCTGCCGTCACCGCCGAAACGCCCGTTCGCGTCCGCTTCTGCCCGTCTCCCACGGGCACCCCGCACGTCGGGCTGATCCGCACGGCGCTGTTCAACTGGGCCTATGCCCGCCACACAGGCGGCAAGATGATTTTCCGCATCGAGGACACCGACTCGGCGCGCGACAGCGAGGAAAGCTACCACCAGCTGCTGGACGCCCTGAAGTGGCTCGGCATCGACTGGGACGAGGGCGTCGAGGTGGGCGGGCCGCACGAACCGTACCGCCAGTCGCAGCGGAGCGAGCTGTACCAGGATGTCATCGCCAAGCTCAGGGCAGGCGGCCACATCTACGAGTCCTACTCGACCCCTGACGAGATCGAAGCGCGCCACCGGGCCGCCGGCCGGGACCCCAAGCTGGGCTATGACGGGTTTGACCGTGACCTCAGCGAGGAACAGGTCGCTGCCTTCAAGGCCGAGGGCCGGGAAGCGGTACTGCGGCTGAGGATGCCGGACGAGGACATCACGTTCACCGACCTGGTCCGGGGCGAGATCACGTTCAAGGCCGGCTCTGTGCCGGACTTCGCCGTGGTGCGGGCTAACGGCGCACCGCTGTACACCCTGGTCAACCCGGTGGACGATGCCCTCATGGGCATCACCCACGTCCTTCGCGGCGAGGACCTGCTGAGCTCCACGCCGCGCCAGATCGCCCTGTACCGGGCGCTGTATGCGGTGGGTGTGGCAGAGTACATGCCGGAGTTCGGCCACCTGCCTTACGTCATGGGCCAGGGCAACAAGAAGCTGTCCAAGCGCGACCCGGAATCGAGCCTGTTCCTGCACCGGGAACGCGGCTTCATCCCCGAGGGCCTGCTGAACTACCTGTCTCTGCTGGGCTGGTCCCTGAGCGCCGACGAGGACATCTTCACGGTGGACCAGATGGTGAAGAACTTCGACATCCACGACGTCCTGGCCAACCCGGCCCGCTTCGACCTCAAGAAGGCCGAAGCGATCAACGGAACGCACGTCCGGCTGCTGGACCCCGCGGTCTTCCGCGAAAGGCTGGTCCCGTACCTCCGCCACGAGGGCCTGGTGGGGGAGATTCTCACCGACCGCCAGGAGGAGATCCTGACCGAAGCCGCACCGCTCGTCCAGGAACGGATCACCCTGCTCGGCGAAGCTCCGGAGATGCTGGCTTTCCTCTTCAAGTCTGACGACCAGATCGACGTCGCCGCTGACGCCCGCAAGGGCCTGCCGGAGAACGTCACCGAGGTCCTCGAGGCGGCGCTGGCAGCCCTCGAACCGATCAGCGACTGGAACGCAGAGAACATCCAGTCCGCCCTGAAGCAGGCGTTGGTGGAGGACTTGGGTATCAAGCCGCGGCTTGCGTTCGGTCCAGTGCGCACTGCGATCTCCGGCCGCCGGATCTCCCCGCCGCTCTTTGAGTCCATGGTCATCCTGGGCAAGGACTCGTCTCTGGCGCGCCTGCGCGCTTTCCGCGGCTGA
- a CDS encoding HAD family hydrolase produces MSHPAAETAVLSPGLGAVSGVLFDIDDTLVDLAYAMTTALRDASEHLLPGLDQAGWDRVGRIFTHETTHYYDRYLAGELTFNEQRLLRGRAALGHFGVEMGEGEEAHNWLSTYARLQPSYVRAFEDVVPLLDALDQAGIPYGAVSNNVHDYQRAKLDSAGLERIRFLVGTDTVGVPKPDPAIYLEGVRLIGSTPATTLYIGDNRLLDAEGSTAAGLSGIWLNRGGEQAPGFQGQEVASLLELLALPAGSS; encoded by the coding sequence ATGTCACACCCTGCAGCCGAAACCGCTGTCCTTTCACCTGGCCTCGGGGCAGTCAGCGGTGTCCTGTTCGACATCGACGACACGCTGGTGGACCTTGCCTACGCCATGACCACGGCGCTGCGGGACGCCAGCGAACACCTCCTGCCCGGCCTCGACCAGGCCGGGTGGGACCGGGTGGGGCGGATCTTCACGCACGAGACGACCCACTACTACGACCGCTACCTTGCCGGCGAGTTGACGTTCAATGAGCAGCGGCTGCTCCGGGGCCGTGCGGCCCTGGGGCACTTCGGCGTCGAGATGGGCGAGGGGGAGGAAGCGCATAACTGGCTCAGCACCTATGCACGGTTGCAGCCCAGCTATGTTCGGGCCTTTGAGGACGTCGTGCCGCTTCTCGACGCCCTGGACCAGGCGGGCATTCCCTACGGGGCTGTGAGCAACAATGTGCACGACTACCAGCGGGCAAAGCTGGACAGTGCCGGACTGGAACGGATCCGGTTCCTCGTGGGCACGGACACGGTGGGTGTTCCCAAGCCGGACCCGGCCATCTACCTCGAGGGTGTCCGGCTGATCGGCAGCACTCCTGCCACCACTCTGTATATCGGGGACAACCGGCTTCTGGACGCTGAGGGCTCGACGGCGGCAGGACTGTCGGGCATCTGGCTGAACCGCGGCGGGGAACAGGCCCCTGGTTTCCAGGGGCAGGAAGTCGCCTCCCTGCTGGAACTCCTGGCGCTGCCTGCCGGCTCCAGCTAG